From Lolium perenne isolate Kyuss_39 chromosome 5, Kyuss_2.0, whole genome shotgun sequence, a single genomic window includes:
- the LOC127303025 gene encoding protein DETOXIFICATION 19-like, translated as MSSAPLLGTSVGGKGGEATARSTPAWLRRAIDTEEAWAQLQFVVPMVLTNMFYYAVPLVSVMFSGHLGVIHLAGATLGNSWATVTGYPFVENIPFYISGARGEGGLLETAESTVPPETGLAVI; from the exons ATGTCTTCGGCCCCGCTGCTCGGCACCTCCGTCGGCGGCAAGGGCGGCGAGGCGacggcgcggtcgacgccggcatgGCTGCGGCGCGCGATCGACACGGAGGAAGCGTGGGCGCAGCTGCAGTTCGTGGTGCCGATGGTCCTCACCAACATGTTCTACTACGCCGTCCCGCTCGTCTCCGTGATGTTCTCCGGCCACCTCGGCGTCATCCACCTCGCCGGCGCCACGCTCGGCAACTCCTGGGCCACCGTCACCGGCTACCCCTTCGTG GAAAACATTCCCTTTTACATCAGCGGAGCGCGAGGCGAGGGTGGCTTGCTGGAAACGGCCGAATCGACCGTTCCTCCCGAGACTGGCCTAGCGGTGATTTGA
- the LOC127303026 gene encoding protein DETOXIFICATION 19-like, whose protein sequence is MSSAPLLGTSVGGKGGEATSRSPPAWLRRAIDTEEAWAQLQFVVPMVLTNMFYYAVPLVSVMFSGHLGIIHLAGATLGNSWATVTGYPFVENIPFYISGARGEGGLLETAESTVPPETGLAVI, encoded by the exons ATGTCTTCGGCCCCGCTGCTCGGCACCTCCGTCGGCGGCAAGGGCGGCGAGGCGACGTCGCGGTCGCCGCCGGCATGGCTGCGGCGCGCGATCGACACGGAGGAAGCGTGGGCGCAGCTGCAGTTCGTGGTGCCGATGGTCCTCACCAACATGTTCTACTACGCCGTCCCGCTCGTCTCCGTGATGTTCTCCGGCCACCTCGGCATCATCCACCTCGCCGGCGCCACGCTCGGCAACTCCTGGGCCACCGTCACCGGCTACCCCTTCGTG GAAAACATTCCCTTTTACATCAGCGGAGCGCGAGGCGAGGGTGGCTTGCTGGAAACGGCCGAATCGACCGTTCCTCCCGAGACTGGCCTAGCGGTGATTTGA